A region from the Candidatus Zixiibacteriota bacterium genome encodes:
- a CDS encoding amidohydrolase family protein: MRDGVKAIDFMYYVATPEFIARWNEAKKGELICRMERAIGGLPQYDSIDAMVAKMDEAGVDKVFITQCKMWSYRNKWMYMDTKLEEVAQYLERYPDRFVGLAGYNPFRIKESLAEIERAVKEHGFKGVYVHIYGFDIPLHDAKMYPLYAKCAELDVPVSMQVGHVLEAMPSEHARPIYLDRIASDFPDLKIVGAHTGWPWVEELISVCYKWDNVYFGIDAWMPKYLKPEIIHYINSRMGQDRSLWGTNGLPWKESLEQIEALGLREEAKKKLLRDNAVQLFRLA, from the coding sequence ATGCGCGATGGCGTGAAAGCGATCGACTTCATGTACTACGTGGCGACGCCCGAGTTCATCGCCAGGTGGAACGAGGCCAAGAAGGGAGAGCTCATCTGCCGGATGGAGAGGGCCATCGGAGGGCTGCCCCAGTACGACAGCATCGACGCGATGGTCGCCAAGATGGACGAAGCCGGCGTCGACAAGGTCTTCATCACCCAGTGCAAGATGTGGTCGTACCGCAACAAGTGGATGTACATGGACACGAAGCTGGAGGAGGTCGCGCAGTACCTCGAGCGCTATCCCGACCGCTTCGTCGGGCTGGCCGGCTACAACCCGTTTCGCATCAAGGAATCGCTGGCGGAGATCGAGCGCGCGGTGAAGGAGCACGGCTTCAAGGGCGTCTACGTTCACATCTACGGCTTCGACATCCCCCTGCACGACGCCAAGATGTATCCGCTTTACGCCAAGTGCGCCGAGCTCGACGTTCCGGTCTCCATGCAGGTCGGCCACGTGCTCGAGGCGATGCCGAGCGAGCACGCGCGGCCGATCTACCTGGATCGCATCGCCAGCGATTTTCCCGACCTGAAAATCGTCGGCGCCCACACCGGGTGGCCCTGGGTCGAGGAGCTGATCTCGGTTTGCTACAAGTGGGACAACGTCTACTTCGGCATCGACGCCTGGATGCCGAAGTACCTCAAGCCCGAAATCATCCACTACATCAACAGCCGCATGGGGCAGGACCGCTCCCTGTGGGGGACCAACGGCCTGCCGTGGAAGGAAAGCCTCGAGCAGATCGAAGCTTTGGGATTGAGGGAGGAGGCGAAGAAAAAACTCCTCCGCGACAACGCCGTTCAGTTGTTCCGGCTGGCCTAG
- the acd gene encoding glutaryl-CoA dehydrogenase Acd produces MDFELPEEIAAVRDLAREFADKEIAPTAAQDDRNHVFRRDLIAKMGELGFFGCLIPEEYGGNGLGFLGHAVISEEIARAHSAIRVYLNMQAGPAVTLLEFGTEEQKRAYIPALVSGGSLGCFAITEPDAGSDVAGMRATAARNGRGYVLNGTKTWISNATVADSGIVFAYTDRALGHRGMSAFYVDLNRPGVSRRELGKMGTHASPTGELTFEDFEIAGENRVGAEGDGFRICMRHLNHTRLSCAAGALGLARAAREAVLDYSNQRKQFGRRIGEFQMNQDLIAQMTVQEESARLLVYRAAWLADRGRPNNLEVSVAKYAAAEAAAFNADAAVRILGAYGYSTEFPVERYLRDAKAYQIVEGSANIHKLIIAQDALGYRRANR; encoded by the coding sequence ATGGATTTCGAGCTGCCGGAAGAGATCGCCGCCGTCAGGGATCTGGCGCGCGAGTTCGCCGACAAGGAGATCGCCCCGACCGCCGCTCAGGACGATCGAAACCACGTCTTTCGCCGCGACCTGATCGCCAAAATGGGCGAGCTGGGGTTTTTCGGCTGCCTCATCCCCGAAGAATACGGGGGAAACGGCCTGGGATTCCTCGGCCACGCCGTCATCTCGGAGGAGATCGCGCGCGCCCACAGCGCCATCCGCGTCTATCTCAACATGCAGGCGGGACCGGCGGTGACCCTTCTCGAGTTCGGCACCGAGGAGCAAAAACGGGCTTACATTCCGGCGCTGGTCTCGGGGGGCTCCCTGGGCTGTTTTGCGATCACGGAGCCCGATGCCGGGTCCGACGTCGCGGGCATGAGGGCGACGGCGGCGCGCAACGGGCGCGGCTACGTGTTGAACGGGACCAAGACCTGGATCTCGAACGCCACCGTGGCCGACTCGGGCATCGTTTTCGCGTACACCGACCGGGCGCTCGGGCACCGCGGCATGTCCGCTTTCTACGTCGACCTCAATCGCCCGGGGGTCAGCCGGCGCGAGCTCGGCAAGATGGGTACCCACGCCTCGCCCACCGGCGAGCTGACCTTCGAGGATTTCGAGATCGCCGGGGAAAACCGCGTCGGCGCCGAAGGGGACGGTTTCCGGATCTGCATGCGCCACCTCAACCACACGCGCTTGAGCTGCGCGGCGGGCGCGCTGGGCCTGGCTCGGGCCGCCCGCGAGGCCGTGCTGGACTACTCGAACCAGAGAAAGCAGTTCGGCCGGCGCATCGGCGAGTTCCAGATGAACCAGGACCTGATCGCCCAGATGACGGTCCAGGAGGAATCCGCCCGCTTGCTCGTCTATCGGGCCGCCTGGCTCGCCGACCGCGGGCGGCCGAACAACCTCGAGGTCTCCGTCGCCAAGTACGCGGCGGCCGAGGCCGCGGCCTTCAACGCGGACGCGGCGGTAAGAATTCTCGGCGCCTACGGCTACTCCACGGAATTCCCGGTCGAGCGCTACCTGCGCGACGCCAAGGCGTATCAGATCGTGGAGGGGTCGGCGAACATCCACAAGCTCATCATCGCCCAGGATGCTCTCGGCTACAGGAGGGCGAACCGTTGA
- a CDS encoding enoyl-CoA hydratase family protein has translation MSYRSFVFEVDDGIATARLNDPERLNALTFETYAELEKMTADLARDDAVKVLVLTGTGKGFCSGGSVHDIIGPLLRMKGEELYRFTRMTCNVVENMRNLKKPIVAAVNGIAAGAGAMLMLASDLRIFSESAKASFLFVKVGLAGADMGALYLLPRIVGLGRATELVYLGDTIDAQEAYRIGLANRVVPGERLMEEAYALARRLKEGPLYALGVTKELLNFEAHTDLKTALEMEAMAQARCMETADFQEGYRAFVEKRPPKFNQK, from the coding sequence ATGAGTTATCGCAGCTTCGTTTTCGAGGTCGACGACGGCATCGCCACCGCGCGCCTGAACGATCCGGAAAGGCTCAACGCGCTGACGTTCGAGACCTATGCCGAGCTCGAGAAGATGACGGCCGACCTGGCGCGCGACGACGCGGTCAAGGTGCTCGTCCTCACCGGCACCGGCAAGGGATTCTGCTCCGGCGGGAGCGTCCACGACATCATCGGCCCGCTGCTCAGGATGAAGGGCGAGGAGCTCTACCGGTTCACCCGCATGACCTGCAACGTCGTGGAGAACATGCGCAACCTCAAGAAGCCGATCGTCGCCGCGGTGAACGGCATCGCGGCCGGCGCGGGCGCGATGTTGATGCTCGCTTCCGACCTCCGCATCTTTTCGGAGAGCGCCAAGGCTTCGTTCCTTTTCGTCAAGGTGGGGCTCGCCGGAGCCGACATGGGAGCCCTGTATCTCCTGCCCCGGATCGTGGGCCTGGGCAGGGCGACGGAGCTGGTCTACCTGGGCGATACCATCGACGCGCAGGAGGCCTATCGCATCGGCTTGGCCAACCGGGTCGTTCCCGGGGAGCGCTTGATGGAAGAGGCCTATGCGCTGGCGCGGCGGCTCAAGGAAGGTCCGCTCTACGCGCTCGGCGTCACCAAGGAGCTGCTCAACTTCGAGGCCCACACGGATCTCAAAACCGCGCTGGAGATGGAAGCGATGGCCCAGGCGCGATGTATGGAGACCGCCGACTTTCAGGAAGGCTACCGGGCGTTCGTCGAAAAGCGCCCGCCGAAATTCAATCAGAAGTGA
- a CDS encoding GNAT family N-acetyltransferase, with translation MAKDVYVRNLDKSDLATIVDIEERVTGVARRDYWEKRIEISEAIRPHWASLVAELDNRVVGFLLGRAGELEFGLPGTVAWIEIIGVDPVYRHRGVARALVERFAASAEDHGVKTIFTLIDNQQSDIKEFFSRLGFVQGKMVHFVKEITT, from the coding sequence ATGGCAAAAGACGTCTACGTGAGGAACCTGGACAAGAGCGACCTCGCGACCATCGTCGATATCGAGGAACGCGTGACCGGTGTCGCCCGCCGGGACTACTGGGAGAAAAGAATCGAGATCTCCGAGGCGATCCGCCCGCACTGGGCCTCCCTGGTCGCCGAGCTGGACAACCGCGTCGTCGGCTTTCTCCTGGGGCGCGCCGGCGAGCTGGAGTTCGGGCTTCCGGGAACGGTCGCCTGGATCGAGATCATCGGCGTCGACCCCGTCTACCGCCATCGCGGCGTCGCCCGGGCTCTGGTGGAGCGTTTCGCCGCGTCGGCCGAAGACCACGGCGTCAAGACCATCTTCACCCTGATCGACAACCAGCAATCGGACATCAAGGAGTTCTTCAGCCGCCTCGGCTTCGTGCAGGGCAAGATGGTCCACTTCGTCAAGGAGATCACGACCTGA